A stretch of Metabacillus sp. FJAT-52054 DNA encodes these proteins:
- a CDS encoding polysaccharide pyruvyl transferase family protein has product MNSVKKVFKRVPYMQKGIALVRKKEYDIKNYKRVSNNINHQRGENNQPIIYLFACPRHRNLGDHAIVLAEKKLIKDLCPVYKVIDIYLDDTFIAAKEIRKQIKENDIIAFNGGGYIGDEYLHAEKAIRYLLGLFNDNKCLFFPQTIFFSNTERGRIEFNKTIEEYSKHPNLLLVARENKSYNIIKQNFTKNKVILAPDIVFYLNESKENIVRNNILTCLRDDVESSLSVSEKNGIISELKKKYNNVKITDTLSSENVSSSEREESLKQKLDEFRSSKIVVTDRIHGMIFAAITETPCIVLNNYNHKVKGTHEWIKNLNYIKFVENKDDLFKLVEDLQGLKTDKFDNNFALKYHKEICNFINS; this is encoded by the coding sequence ATGAATTCAGTTAAAAAAGTATTTAAAAGAGTACCGTATATGCAGAAGGGCATTGCACTGGTAAGAAAAAAAGAATATGACATTAAAAATTACAAAAGGGTAAGTAATAACATTAACCATCAAAGGGGCGAAAATAATCAACCAATTATTTATTTGTTTGCTTGCCCGAGACATCGTAATTTAGGTGATCATGCAATTGTATTAGCAGAAAAAAAATTAATTAAGGATTTGTGTCCTGTCTACAAAGTAATTGACATTTATCTTGATGACACATTTATTGCTGCTAAAGAGATTAGAAAGCAAATAAAAGAAAACGATATAATTGCTTTTAATGGTGGTGGGTATATAGGGGATGAGTATTTACATGCTGAGAAAGCGATTAGATATTTGTTAGGATTATTTAATGATAATAAATGTTTATTTTTTCCTCAAACAATATTTTTTAGTAATACTGAAAGAGGAAGAATAGAGTTTAATAAAACTATTGAGGAATACTCTAAACATCCAAATTTATTGCTGGTAGCAAGAGAAAATAAAAGCTACAATATAATTAAACAAAATTTCACTAAAAATAAAGTGATATTGGCCCCTGATATTGTATTCTATTTAAATGAATCTAAAGAAAATATCGTAAGAAATAATATTCTGACTTGCTTACGAGATGATGTTGAAAGTAGCCTTTCGGTTAGTGAAAAGAATGGAATAATTAGTGAGTTAAAAAAGAAATATAATAATGTGAAAATTACGGATACTTTATCCAGTGAAAATGTGTCAAGTAGTGAAAGAGAAGAAAGCTTAAAACAAAAACTTGATGAATTTAGATCGTCGAAAATAGTTGTAACGGACAGAATTCATGGGATGATTTTTGCTGCAATAACTGAAACTCCATGTATTGTATTGAATAATTATAACCATAAAGTTAAGGGAACCCATGAATGGATAAAAAATTTGAATTATATAAAGTTCGTTGAAAATAAGGATGACCTATTTAAACTTGTTGAAGATCTTCAAGGATTGAAAACAGATAAATTTGACAATAATTTTGCATTAAAATACCATAAGGAAATTTGCAACTT
- a CDS encoding glycosyltransferase — protein MDNNVLVNATSLGSGGALTILNNYLQQLKNQVPEDKLYYIFVPDTCDYFSHPKIILIQNSRNPYYKSRNYWNLVGFKKWCIDKKVKPYEIYSMQNYFPFGFSEDRGVKKKLYLHQPIPFFEYEWSLFKKNERNLWFYKNIYIHLINKSIREADKVIVQTEWLKKKIVSKASINKDNVHVEKPILNTINPNLYTRIPDLEDTTTLFYPSSKNLYKNHKVLYKAMDIIVNKFNLKNVVLYLTLDKADDTALKYINQFNLGANIILTGELNYKQVMEHYKSVDALLFPSKIETYGLPLVEAQFFNLPIIASNLDLFKEVIGDYPRITFCGVDDEFDWANNIKGMIN, from the coding sequence ATGGACAACAATGTTTTAGTAAATGCAACTTCTCTTGGATCAGGCGGAGCGCTTACAATTCTTAATAATTATTTACAACAATTAAAAAATCAAGTTCCAGAGGATAAATTATATTATATTTTTGTTCCAGATACTTGTGATTATTTTAGTCATCCAAAGATTATACTAATACAAAACTCAAGAAATCCATATTATAAAAGTCGAAACTACTGGAATTTAGTGGGCTTTAAGAAGTGGTGTATTGACAAGAAAGTAAAACCTTATGAAATATATTCTATGCAAAACTATTTCCCTTTTGGATTTTCAGAGGATAGAGGAGTTAAAAAGAAATTATATCTTCATCAACCAATTCCTTTTTTTGAATATGAATGGAGTCTATTTAAAAAAAATGAAAGGAATTTATGGTTTTATAAAAATATATATATCCATTTAATAAATAAAAGTATAAGAGAAGCAGATAAAGTTATTGTTCAAACAGAATGGTTAAAGAAAAAGATTGTTTCAAAAGCAAGTATAAATAAAGACAATGTGCATGTTGAAAAGCCTATTCTAAACACTATAAATCCAAACTTATATACGCGTATCCCTGATTTGGAAGATACTACAACTCTGTTTTATCCTTCTAGTAAAAACTTATACAAAAATCATAAGGTTTTATATAAAGCTATGGATATCATTGTGAATAAGTTTAACTTAAAGAATGTTGTGTTATACCTTACTTTAGATAAAGCAGATGATACTGCATTAAAGTATATAAATCAATTTAATTTAGGTGCAAATATTATTTTAACTGGGGAATTGAACTATAAACAAGTGATGGAACACTATAAGTCCGTAGATGCGTTATTATTTCCAAGTAAAATTGAGACCTATGGTTTACCACTTGTGGAAGCACAATTTTTTAATCTGCCTATCATTGCCTCAAATTTGGATTTATTTAAGGAAGTAATCGGGGATTATCCTAGAATAACATTTTGTGGAGTGGATGATGAATTTGATTGGGCAAATAATATAAAGGGTATGATTAATTAA
- the wecB gene encoding UDP-N-acetylglucosamine 2-epimerase (non-hydrolyzing), translating to MKKLKVMTVVGTRPEIIRLSAVINKLVESNAIEHTLVHTGQNYDYELNEVFFKDFNLKKPDFFLNAATGTAVETIGNILIKIDPILEEVKPDAFLVLGDTNSCLTTIAAKRRHIPIFHMEAGNRCFDQRVPEETNRKIVDHTADINLTYSDIAREYLLREGFPSDRIIKTGSPMFEVLNSKKDEIESSDILERLDLEEGEYFVVSAHREENISSETNFLDLVDSLNTIAEKFNIPVIVSTHPRTKNMIESKGIVFKPLVKTVKPLGFNDYNKLQIRAKAVLSDSGTISEESSILGFSALNIRQAHERPEAMEEATVMMVGLKKERILQGLEILQTQESDTIRLVEDYSMPNVSEKVLRIILSYTDYVKRVVWEKNGS from the coding sequence ATGAAGAAACTAAAAGTTATGACAGTCGTTGGTACTAGACCTGAAATTATTAGGTTGTCAGCAGTTATTAATAAATTAGTAGAATCAAATGCAATTGAACATACCCTTGTTCATACGGGACAAAATTATGATTATGAATTAAATGAAGTCTTTTTTAAAGATTTTAATTTAAAGAAACCAGATTTTTTTCTTAATGCAGCTACGGGAACAGCTGTAGAAACTATTGGTAATATTTTGATTAAAATTGATCCGATTTTGGAAGAGGTAAAACCAGATGCTTTTTTGGTTCTTGGTGATACAAACAGCTGTTTAACTACAATTGCAGCTAAAAGAAGGCATATCCCGATTTTTCATATGGAAGCAGGCAATAGATGTTTTGACCAAAGGGTGCCGGAAGAAACCAATCGCAAAATAGTTGACCATACAGCTGATATTAATTTAACTTACAGTGATATAGCCAGAGAATATCTTCTTAGGGAGGGTTTTCCTTCAGATCGAATTATTAAAACTGGAAGTCCGATGTTCGAGGTTCTTAATTCTAAAAAAGATGAAATAGAGAGTTCAGACATCTTAGAGAGATTGGACTTAGAAGAAGGAGAATACTTTGTAGTATCAGCCCATAGAGAAGAAAATATAAGTTCAGAAACCAATTTCTTAGATTTAGTGGATAGCTTAAATACTATCGCTGAGAAATTCAATATACCTGTAATAGTAAGTACTCATCCTAGGACTAAAAATATGATTGAATCTAAAGGAATTGTGTTTAAACCATTAGTGAAAACAGTAAAACCTTTAGGTTTTAATGATTACAATAAACTTCAAATTAGAGCAAAAGCTGTTCTTAGTGATAGCGGTACGATAAGTGAGGAGTCTTCAATTCTAGGCTTTAGTGCACTAAATATTAGACAGGCTCATGAGAGACCAGAAGCAATGGAAGAAGCAACAGTTATGATGGTAGGTTTAAAGAAGGAAAGAATCTTACAGGGATTGGAAATATTACAAACTCAGGAAAGTGACACAATAAGACTTGTAGAGGATTATAGTATGCCTAACGTGTCAGAAAAAGTACTAAGAATAATATTGTCCTATACTGATTATGTTAAAAGGGTCGTTTGGGAGAAAAATGGGAGCTAA
- a CDS encoding glycosyltransferase — MKEQPLLSIIVPVYNVEKYLAKCLDSIIDQTYSNLEIIVVNDGSKDKSKLICNDYALKDKRINVIHKENGGLSSARNTGLEIATGKYIGFVDSDDWIDSDMYETLLSSATKFNSDIVECNVRYVYKNKIEENVSGETIVCDNKAALSYFLSDYKYFKPMVCNKIFHRNIFKSLRFKEGYIHEDGFFTYKALYKAEKVVYTAVAKYNYLQNRDGSIMDAKFSMSRLVILEAFKERTLFFEENGDNKLANKSMDEYLRTLLTFYVKAKEIEIAEKDKGLGTVLQSEILSNYKKVIDGPFSSMLKLRFYLFKINPYLYIYCFKTIITIRKKLKKK, encoded by the coding sequence ATGAAAGAGCAACCCTTATTATCTATAATTGTTCCTGTATATAATGTGGAGAAGTATTTAGCAAAATGTTTAGATAGCATAATTGATCAGACATACTCTAATCTTGAGATTATTGTTGTTAATGATGGGTCTAAAGATAAGAGTAAATTAATTTGTAATGATTATGCTTTGAAAGATAAAAGAATTAACGTGATACACAAAGAAAATGGCGGTCTATCTTCAGCACGAAACACTGGTTTAGAAATAGCAACGGGAAAATATATTGGTTTTGTGGATAGTGATGATTGGATAGATAGCGATATGTATGAAACTTTGTTGTCTAGTGCTACAAAATTTAATTCTGATATTGTTGAATGTAATGTGAGATATGTTTATAAAAATAAAATTGAAGAAAATGTAAGTGGCGAAACAATAGTGTGCGATAACAAAGCAGCACTTTCTTACTTCTTAAGTGATTATAAATATTTTAAACCAATGGTGTGTAATAAAATATTTCATAGAAATATATTTAAAAGCTTAAGGTTCAAAGAGGGTTATATACATGAGGATGGTTTCTTTACCTATAAAGCTTTGTATAAAGCCGAAAAAGTTGTTTATACTGCAGTGGCTAAGTACAATTATTTGCAGAATAGAGATGGTAGCATTATGGATGCTAAATTTAGTATGAGTAGATTGGTAATATTGGAAGCTTTTAAAGAAAGGACATTATTTTTTGAGGAAAATGGAGATAATAAACTTGCAAATAAATCAATGGATGAATATTTAAGAACACTATTAACTTTTTATGTTAAAGCAAAAGAAATAGAAATAGCTGAAAAAGATAAAGGGTTAGGAACTGTCCTTCAGTCTGAAATATTGTCGAATTATAAAAAAGTAATAGATGGTCCATTTAGTTCAATGTTAAAATTACGTTTTTACTTATTTAAAATAAATCCTTATTTATATATATATTGCTTTAAAACCATTATTACAATAAGGAAAAAATTGAAGAAAAAATAG
- a CDS encoding glycosyltransferase: MKLLYIGYAIPKDICDHQRGASVAGNNMQIGVVQELKKKFKDDMEILTIYPTAPYPKVKKLWVRKKQLRISDNCYVKCVSYLNIPIVKQIWQVFSVYVAARKFISNNKQTKILTFNAFPAIGLPVKYLSEKYNCETICLLADLPIDMEKRNIISKFLRILMDKLTEISIKNFDKLIVLNQRAIKEYAPETPYIIVDGGFSPKENKCEKEEKRIYEQSGEVILLFSGSLVEYNGIRQLIESMKYVYNNVKLYIYGDGPLRRYVMDQCITYSNIEYKGKVPNEEMIKIQKKVYMLINPRPKDDPISLVTFPSKIFEYMLSGTPVLTTKLNGLTKAYLEHISILDDENAEKMGESINKALKVPYNELMSKAAFGKEFILKEKNWGKQSKKIFNFIK; encoded by the coding sequence ATGAAACTATTATATATAGGTTATGCAATACCAAAGGATATTTGCGATCATCAAAGGGGAGCATCGGTTGCCGGAAACAATATGCAAATAGGTGTCGTTCAAGAACTCAAAAAGAAATTTAAAGATGACATGGAGATATTAACGATTTATCCTACAGCACCTTATCCTAAAGTTAAGAAACTGTGGGTAAGGAAAAAGCAGTTGAGAATCTCGGACAATTGTTATGTTAAATGCGTAAGTTACCTAAACATACCTATAGTTAAACAAATTTGGCAGGTATTCTCAGTGTATGTTGCTGCACGAAAATTCATATCTAATAATAAACAAACTAAGATACTGACCTTTAATGCCTTTCCTGCGATTGGACTTCCTGTCAAATATCTATCAGAAAAGTACAATTGCGAAACCATTTGCTTATTGGCAGATTTACCTATAGATATGGAAAAAAGAAATATCATCTCAAAATTTCTAAGAATTCTCATGGATAAATTAACAGAAATATCAATAAAGAATTTTGATAAGCTAATAGTACTAAATCAAAGAGCTATAAAAGAATATGCACCAGAAACTCCATATATTATTGTGGATGGAGGATTTTCACCTAAAGAAAACAAATGTGAAAAAGAAGAAAAAAGAATATATGAACAAAGTGGTGAGGTGATCTTACTCTTCTCTGGGTCACTCGTAGAGTATAATGGAATTAGACAACTAATAGAATCTATGAAATACGTATATAATAATGTTAAATTATATATTTATGGAGATGGACCACTTAGAAGATATGTAATGGATCAATGTATCACTTATTCAAATATAGAATACAAGGGAAAGGTTCCAAATGAGGAAATGATTAAAATACAAAAAAAGGTCTACATGCTTATAAATCCGAGGCCAAAAGATGATCCAATAAGTTTGGTTACTTTCCCATCTAAGATTTTTGAATATATGTTAAGTGGAACACCTGTACTCACTACGAAATTAAATGGCCTTACCAAAGCTTATCTTGAACATATTAGTATATTAGATGATGAAAATGCAGAAAAGATGGGAGAAAGTATAAATAAGGCTTTAAAAGTACCCTATAATGAATTAATGTCTAAAGCAGCTTTTGGAAAAGAGTTCATACTGAAAGAAAAAAATTGGGGAAAACAAAGTAAAAAGATTTTTAATTTTATTAAATAA
- a CDS encoding glycosyltransferase family 4 protein — MKVLFLTNIPSPYRVEFFNELGKKCDLTVLFERENASDRNEKWFDNNSNNFKSFVLKGIKVRADSALNIGVIKFLNFNYDIIVIGGYATPTSMLSILYLKARRISFILNADGGFISKDEKFFKKSIKSFFISSAEYWLSTGIRTSEYLKYYGANENNIFQYPFTSITTKTITNKRVSVFEKKLLKNKLNIHSNKVVISVGQFIHRKGMDILLNCWNEIRVSGEKVELLLVGGGELKEEYQRIIKEKDISVRIIDFKPKEELQMYYKIADIMVLPTREDIWGLVINEAFSYGLPVITTDKCVAGIELIKNHENGYIIPMKNIEALPYKINELLSNSLLIDKMAKNNLEKIKTYTIENMASKHMYLFKKVKL; from the coding sequence ATGAAAGTACTATTTTTAACTAATATCCCTTCACCTTATAGAGTGGAATTTTTTAATGAACTAGGGAAAAAGTGTGATCTAACAGTATTGTTTGAACGAGAAAATGCTAGTGATAGAAATGAAAAATGGTTCGATAATAATTCAAATAACTTCAAGTCCTTTGTACTAAAAGGTATAAAAGTTAGGGCAGATTCAGCATTAAATATTGGAGTTATAAAATTCCTGAATTTTAATTACGACATTATTGTTATTGGTGGTTATGCAACACCAACATCTATGTTATCCATACTATATCTAAAGGCAAGGAGAATATCATTTATCCTTAATGCTGATGGTGGATTTATTAGTAAAGATGAAAAATTCTTCAAAAAGAGTATTAAAAGCTTTTTTATATCAAGTGCAGAATATTGGCTGAGTACCGGAATAAGAACAAGTGAATATTTAAAATATTATGGTGCAAATGAAAATAACATATTTCAATATCCATTTACATCTATTACAACAAAAACAATTACTAATAAAAGAGTGTCTGTCTTTGAAAAAAAATTATTAAAAAATAAATTGAATATTCATTCAAATAAAGTTGTGATTTCAGTAGGCCAGTTTATTCATAGAAAAGGCATGGACATCCTACTTAATTGTTGGAATGAAATAAGAGTTAGTGGGGAAAAAGTAGAACTTTTATTAGTAGGTGGTGGAGAATTAAAAGAGGAATATCAAAGAATTATTAAAGAAAAGGATATAAGTGTAAGAATCATTGATTTTAAGCCAAAAGAAGAATTGCAAATGTATTATAAAATTGCAGATATAATGGTATTGCCAACAAGAGAAGATATATGGGGATTAGTAATTAATGAGGCTTTTTCATATGGTCTGCCTGTTATAACTACAGATAAGTGTGTAGCGGGTATAGAACTTATAAAAAATCATGAAAATGGCTATATAATTCCAATGAAGAACATAGAGGCGTTACCATACAAGATAAATGAGTTACTTTCCAATAGTTTACTAATTGACAAAATGGCGAAAAATAACTTGGAAAAGATTAAAACATATACAATTGAAAATATGGCTTCTAAACATATGTATTTATTTAAAAAGGTTAAATTGTAA
- a CDS encoding acyltransferase, giving the protein MGANIKRNTFEERQCIDSMKAFSIISVIFAHTSSSPEGAVPFFSLLSANIGTVGVVVFFIISGYLFGKKQPPFFLFLKKKKVVFIPWIFCGSLIYLVTQYGGTISEPLTLTKLFLYLIGYDTYLYYLSMLIVSYLVLFKLKEYNIFLYLFILMTVISVFLTSLNKLWMIQPYINPFNWLGFFSLGILLFKKANITKIYIICRKYSMLIILLFVGFLCLSIYLKEGSYWSSFSLFIELSGAMIIVIIAGRTFSNTLVRYIGKQSFAIYLLHMPVAGITNIIINNTLGIGIVPLIKPIIVLFIVVISINTFGNFSRNTWIGNKLSFVLGMR; this is encoded by the coding sequence ATGGGAGCTAATATAAAAAGAAATACATTTGAAGAAAGACAATGTATAGACTCTATGAAGGCGTTCTCTATTATTAGTGTGATCTTTGCGCATACATCAAGTTCGCCAGAGGGGGCTGTTCCCTTTTTTAGCTTGTTGTCAGCTAATATAGGTACTGTAGGTGTAGTAGTTTTTTTTATCATATCAGGGTATTTATTTGGGAAAAAACAACCACCATTTTTTCTTTTTCTTAAAAAGAAAAAAGTTGTTTTTATTCCTTGGATATTTTGTGGGTCTTTAATATATCTTGTGACTCAGTATGGAGGGACTATAAGTGAACCTCTAACACTAACGAAGCTTTTTTTATATTTAATTGGCTATGATACATATTTGTACTATCTATCAATGTTAATTGTCTCTTATTTAGTACTATTTAAACTCAAAGAATATAATATATTTTTGTATCTATTCATCTTAATGACAGTTATTTCTGTCTTTCTTACCTCTTTAAATAAGTTATGGATGATCCAACCCTATATTAATCCGTTTAATTGGTTGGGGTTTTTTTCATTAGGAATCTTACTTTTTAAAAAAGCAAATATTACTAAAATATATATCATTTGTAGAAAATATTCTATGTTAATTATACTACTGTTTGTGGGTTTTCTCTGTTTATCTATTTATCTTAAAGAAGGATCATATTGGTCAAGTTTTTCATTATTTATTGAACTTAGCGGTGCTATGATTATTGTTATTATAGCTGGGAGAACCTTTTCAAACACATTAGTTAGATATATAGGTAAACAATCATTTGCAATATATTTGCTCCATATGCCTGTGGCCGGTATAACAAATATTATAATTAATAATACATTAGGTATTGGGATTGTACCTTTAATCAAACCCATTATAGTTTTATTTATAGTAGTTATTAGCATTAACACATTTGGAAATTTTTCTAGAAATACCTGGATTGGTAATAAACTCTCATTTGTTTTAGGAATGAGGTAA